A portion of the Tindallia magadiensis genome contains these proteins:
- a CDS encoding nucleoside triphosphate pyrophosphatase, giving the protein MKLILASQSPRRQEILSKLKIVHSVEKSDVNENEIIEKNVCHSISEQIRLLSYEKANKVAKKHWNEEKLILGADTVVVQSDKIYGKPNNEEEMKEMLVAFSGKKHQVMTAVTMINTSTYQVETTVESTEVLFRVLNEQELDWYLKNAHYDDKAGGYAIQEEGALLVKSIEGCYYNVVGLPIHATLKLFEKFQLSLTDFQEQETDS; this is encoded by the coding sequence ATGAAACTGATACTAGCTTCGCAGTCGCCTAGGCGTCAAGAAATACTGAGTAAACTGAAAATTGTCCACAGTGTTGAGAAAAGTGATGTGAATGAAAATGAGATAATAGAAAAAAATGTCTGTCACTCAATTAGTGAACAAATTAGACTTTTGAGTTACGAAAAGGCTAATAAGGTGGCAAAAAAACATTGGAATGAAGAAAAACTGATATTAGGTGCTGATACGGTGGTTGTTCAGAGCGATAAAATATATGGGAAACCGAACAATGAAGAAGAAATGAAAGAAATGTTGGTGGCTTTCTCTGGGAAGAAGCATCAAGTGATGACAGCTGTGACTATGATAAACACTAGCACGTATCAGGTAGAAACTACGGTGGAATCTACAGAGGTTTTGTTTAGAGTTCTTAATGAACAAGAACTAGACTGGTACTTAAAAAACGCTCATTATGATGATAAAGCGGGAGGTTACGCGATTCAGGAAGAAGGAGCTTTACTGGTTAAGTCAATAGAGGGTTGTTACTACAATGTTGTAGGATTGCCGATTCATGCCACCTTAAAGCTGTTTGAGAAATTTCAATTATCCTTGACTGATTTTCAGGAACAAGAAACTGATTCATGA
- the mgtE gene encoding magnesium transporter translates to MPGLSDQLNNEIVEAIRNEDAETLRHILDEIHPYDMAQALLNLDEEERKIFSKLTDEELADILEELDHEEQQSLLETIGLVRGARIIERMAPDDAADYLGELNEAEKEEILSKLDQEIASDIRQLLRYPDNTAGGLMTTDYFFLYQYDTVEKAISRLRNLAPDAESIYYLFVVDDSHRLIGVVSLRELIVANPETMVEDIMSERVVSVPVDMDQEEVAKTMGNYGFLALPVIKGEKMVGVVTVDDAIEVIEEEASEDMMKFGGISGSEDGLQDLSIGPIKASMNRIPWLVLLLGVGVLAGNIIDRFEETLDAVVVLAVFIPMIADMAGNTGTQSLAVVVRGLTMGQFSGKNVWKLLKREAIVGVIIGIVNGVLISIIAALWQRSIMLGFVIGLSLSITLFVATLAGTVVPLIMTKLKIDPAVASGPFITTVNDIVGLTIYFMVATRFMHYLV, encoded by the coding sequence ATGCCAGGGTTAAGTGATCAGTTAAATAATGAAATTGTTGAAGCGATTCGTAATGAAGATGCAGAAACCTTGCGCCATATTCTGGACGAGATACATCCCTATGATATGGCGCAAGCCCTATTAAATCTTGATGAAGAAGAAAGAAAGATATTTTCAAAGCTAACGGATGAAGAGCTTGCTGATATTCTGGAAGAATTGGATCACGAAGAACAGCAATCTTTGTTGGAGACGATAGGCCTTGTTCGTGGTGCTCGAATTATTGAACGGATGGCTCCTGACGATGCTGCAGATTATTTGGGAGAATTAAATGAAGCGGAAAAAGAGGAGATTCTAAGTAAGTTAGATCAAGAGATAGCGAGTGATATTCGTCAGCTTTTAAGATATCCAGATAATACTGCTGGTGGTTTAATGACCACAGATTATTTTTTTCTTTATCAATACGATACAGTAGAAAAAGCGATAAGTAGATTGAGAAATTTAGCGCCTGATGCTGAATCGATCTACTATTTATTTGTGGTGGATGACAGTCATAGACTTATAGGAGTTGTTTCCTTACGGGAGTTGATTGTAGCAAATCCGGAAACCATGGTGGAAGATATAATGTCTGAACGAGTTGTTTCTGTTCCTGTTGACATGGATCAGGAAGAAGTGGCAAAAACAATGGGGAACTATGGGTTTTTAGCACTGCCTGTTATCAAAGGTGAAAAAATGGTAGGGGTTGTTACGGTAGACGATGCTATAGAAGTAATTGAAGAAGAAGCATCGGAAGATATGATGAAATTTGGTGGTATTTCAGGTTCTGAGGATGGACTTCAGGATCTGAGTATAGGGCCAATTAAAGCTTCAATGAACAGAATCCCATGGCTGGTATTGCTGCTCGGAGTAGGAGTTTTAGCAGGTAATATTATTGACCGGTTTGAAGAAACGTTAGATGCCGTAGTAGTGTTGGCTGTATTTATTCCTATGATTGCAGATATGGCTGGGAATACAGGGACACAGTCACTGGCGGTGGTTGTGCGTGGCTTAACAATGGGTCAGTTTTCTGGAAAAAACGTCTGGAAGCTACTAAAACGAGAAGCGATTGTAGGCGTAATAATAGGAATAGTGAATGGTGTTTTGATCAGTATTATTGCTGCTTTATGGCAACGAAGTATAATGCTTGGTTTTGTAATAGGACTCTCTTTATCGATTACACTATTTGTTGCTACTTTGGCAGGAACGGTAGTACCATTGATAATGACAAAACTGAAAATAGATCCGGCGGTGGCATCCGGACCTTTTATAACAACAGTTAACGATATTGTCGGGTTAACCATATATTTTATGGTAGCGACTAGGTTTATGCATTATTTGGTTTAA
- the speE gene encoding polyamine aminopropyltransferase has protein sequence MSKKWFYEKHSPSTVYGYEVSPVYEEKTKFQHLQIADNEHFGRMLILDEVVQTTEKEEFIYHEMMSHLPIMALNRPVQSILIIGGGDGGILKQCLKHESLKRITMVDIDQRVIEISKEMLFFSDAFDDPRFELIVGDGAAYVAGEVAQSRKFDVIIVDSPDPIGPAKILFEMPFYQDIRKCLNDDGVMVRQAGVPVFQAPELKEAVERVSRCFPKVEVYRGVVPVYGGDMAFVIASADGHSCKTPRTKFTGNYYNKPFHQAAFSLPTWWYDLTGLTMDE, from the coding sequence ATGTCAAAAAAATGGTTTTATGAAAAGCACAGTCCATCAACAGTTTATGGGTATGAAGTATCACCCGTTTACGAAGAAAAAACAAAATTTCAGCATTTACAAATTGCTGACAATGAACATTTTGGAAGAATGCTTATTTTAGATGAAGTTGTTCAGACAACTGAAAAAGAAGAGTTTATTTATCACGAAATGATGAGCCACCTTCCTATCATGGCATTAAATCGACCAGTTCAATCAATTCTGATCATTGGTGGTGGTGACGGTGGAATTCTGAAACAATGTCTAAAACACGAAAGTTTAAAACGAATTACAATGGTGGATATTGATCAACGAGTAATTGAGATAAGTAAGGAAATGCTCTTCTTTTCCGATGCTTTCGATGACCCCAGGTTTGAACTTATTGTTGGTGATGGTGCCGCCTATGTTGCTGGCGAAGTTGCTCAAAGTCGAAAATTCGATGTCATCATCGTCGATTCTCCAGACCCTATCGGTCCAGCTAAAATTTTATTTGAAATGCCTTTTTATCAGGATATCCGGAAGTGTCTAAATGATGATGGTGTAATGGTTCGACAGGCTGGTGTGCCTGTGTTTCAAGCTCCAGAATTGAAAGAAGCTGTCGAGAGAGTTTCGCGGTGCTTTCCCAAAGTAGAAGTATACAGAGGAGTCGTTCCTGTTTATGGAGGAGATATGGCTTTTGTTATCGCCTCCGCAGATGGTCACAGCTGTAAAACTCCAAGAACTAAATTTACTGGTAATTATTATAATAAGCCATTTCATCAAGCTGCCTTTTCACTTCCTACCTGGTGGTATGATTTAACCGGCCTTACCATGGATGAGTAA
- a CDS encoding phosphoribosylformylglycinamidine synthase: protein MPTNVRRIFVEKKPAFQLEANRLLKDLRESLSISSLNTLRILNRYDIEGISDSDFEKAKGMIFSEPPVDDVYDETPDFNDATTVFATELIPGQYDQRADSAEQCIQLSTKDYRPNVAVAKVYVLYGELSQSEIVSIKNYLINPIESREASLKKPLTLTMDMPSPKPVKVINGFIQFTPKELHSLSEEMGMAMSHEDLLYCQNYFRSEEKRDPSITELKMIDTYWSDHCRHTTFMTEIDHVDFEESPLTNPIKNTYHQYLNNRKKVYGERLEEKYPCLMDLATLSMKALRKEGLLDDLEVSEEINACSIHVPVVVDGNTEEWLVMFKNETHNHPTEIEPFGGAATCLGGAIRDPLSGRSYVYQAMRISGSGDPLSPISDTIPGKLPQKKITQEAANGYSSYGNQIGLATGHVREIYHPGYVAKRMELGAVIAAAPKSHVLRKSPSPGDVIILVGGRTGRDGCGGATGSSKEHDEHSLVNCGAEVQKGNAPTERKIQKLFRNPKVSTLIKKCNDFGAGGVAVAIGELADGLDIDLDQVPKKYEGLDGTELAISESQERMAVVLDPKNVDTFIEESAKENLEATPVAIVTDTRRLTMKWREDTIVNLSRDFLDTNGVKQQVSMKINAPNPDKNPLFSMPVSIHSSLTHEKPEWESAWKANLEDLNVCSQKGLIEKFDNSVGAATTIMPLGGKNQLTPAEGMSAKIPVLHGETSTATIMTAGFNPFVSSWSPYHGGFLAVIESLSRLAAMGGDFSKSRLTLQEYFEKPGNDPERWGKPMAALLGAYAVQSQLSIPAIGGKDSMSGTFKDMDVPPTLVSFAVDVQEAQHIISPEFKDSSKPVMLTRVEYSDTSLPNLDQLQTIYSTIHSMIKSGEIVSAKTVGVGGVAATISQMCFGNDIGFSFYDPIPLSPKELWLADPASFVLEMKDEAAAEKLFHLIPTYHLGQTSTEKTIRIEGTKMDLENLKHSWEKTLEPIFPTKVNSPKNTLSTPSYQPKKRIKPKMTYAKPRAVIPVFPGTNSEYDTALALEKAGGLSESIIIRNLSSSDIEESVERMVQGIQNSQMVIIPGGFSAGDEPDGSGKFINVFFRNPRIQESIHDLLKNRDGLMLGICNGFQALIKLGLVPFGEIRPLEAHSPTLTFNEIGRHVSCMVNTRISSTLTPWFSLMDVGDVHTLPVSHGEGRFIASEKDLSAWIEAGQVTTQYVNDKGHPSMDIPFNPNGSFHAVESLCSPDGRVLGKMAHTERAGIHVAKNIPGNKHQKLFESGVYYYK from the coding sequence ATGCCAACCAATGTTCGACGCATTTTTGTCGAAAAGAAACCAGCTTTCCAATTGGAAGCAAATAGATTGTTGAAAGATTTACGAGAGAGCTTATCCATCAGCTCATTAAATACGCTTCGGATTTTAAATCGCTATGATATCGAAGGAATTTCCGACTCAGATTTTGAAAAAGCAAAAGGAATGATCTTTTCAGAACCCCCGGTGGATGATGTATATGACGAAACACCAGATTTCAACGATGCTACTACTGTCTTTGCAACAGAACTGATTCCTGGTCAGTACGATCAGCGAGCTGATTCCGCTGAGCAATGTATTCAGTTATCTACAAAAGACTATCGACCAAATGTTGCTGTTGCTAAAGTATATGTTTTATATGGTGAATTGAGCCAAAGTGAAATAGTGTCTATCAAAAATTATCTCATCAATCCTATTGAATCCAGAGAAGCCTCATTGAAAAAACCACTAACACTTACGATGGATATGCCAAGCCCTAAACCAGTAAAAGTAATCAATGGATTTATTCAATTCACACCAAAGGAACTACATAGTTTAAGTGAGGAAATGGGTATGGCTATGAGTCATGAAGACTTGCTCTACTGCCAAAACTATTTTCGTAGTGAAGAAAAAAGAGATCCCAGTATTACTGAACTTAAAATGATTGACACGTACTGGTCAGACCATTGTCGTCATACTACTTTTATGACTGAAATCGATCATGTTGATTTCGAAGAAAGCCCATTGACCAATCCTATCAAAAATACCTATCATCAGTACTTAAATAACCGCAAAAAAGTCTATGGTGAAAGACTGGAAGAAAAATATCCCTGCTTAATGGATCTGGCAACCCTTTCCATGAAAGCCTTACGAAAAGAAGGATTATTGGACGACTTAGAAGTATCCGAAGAGATAAATGCTTGTAGCATTCATGTACCAGTTGTCGTTGATGGAAATACAGAAGAATGGTTGGTAATGTTTAAAAACGAAACCCATAACCATCCTACTGAAATCGAACCTTTTGGTGGTGCCGCAACTTGTCTGGGCGGGGCTATTCGCGATCCACTGTCCGGTCGCTCTTATGTATATCAGGCTATGAGAATTAGCGGCTCTGGTGATCCACTATCCCCTATCTCCGATACCATACCAGGTAAACTGCCACAAAAGAAAATCACTCAGGAAGCTGCCAATGGGTATAGCTCTTATGGAAACCAAATTGGCCTTGCAACGGGCCATGTTCGAGAAATATATCACCCCGGCTATGTAGCCAAACGAATGGAGCTAGGTGCTGTGATTGCCGCTGCACCTAAGAGCCATGTTTTACGAAAATCCCCTTCACCTGGTGATGTTATTATATTAGTTGGTGGTCGGACAGGACGGGATGGTTGCGGAGGAGCCACCGGATCATCAAAAGAACATGACGAACATTCTCTCGTCAATTGTGGTGCCGAAGTTCAAAAAGGAAACGCTCCTACAGAGCGAAAAATCCAAAAACTCTTTAGGAACCCTAAGGTGAGTACGCTTATTAAAAAATGTAACGATTTTGGAGCAGGTGGCGTTGCTGTTGCTATTGGCGAACTAGCCGATGGACTTGACATCGATCTGGATCAAGTGCCTAAAAAATACGAAGGGTTAGATGGAACCGAACTGGCTATCTCTGAGTCACAGGAAAGAATGGCCGTTGTATTGGATCCAAAAAATGTTGATACTTTCATTGAAGAATCAGCAAAAGAAAACCTGGAAGCTACTCCTGTTGCCATTGTAACGGATACAAGACGCCTTACGATGAAATGGCGAGAGGATACCATTGTAAATCTTTCACGAGATTTTCTCGACACAAATGGTGTCAAACAACAGGTTTCTATGAAGATTAACGCCCCAAATCCAGATAAAAATCCCTTGTTCTCTATGCCGGTATCCATTCATTCATCCTTAACCCACGAAAAGCCCGAGTGGGAAAGTGCGTGGAAAGCCAATCTGGAAGATTTGAACGTATGTAGTCAAAAAGGGTTAATCGAAAAGTTCGATAACTCCGTAGGTGCCGCTACAACCATAATGCCTTTAGGCGGTAAAAATCAACTAACACCTGCCGAAGGAATGTCCGCAAAGATACCTGTGCTGCATGGAGAGACCTCCACCGCAACGATTATGACCGCAGGCTTCAATCCTTTTGTTTCTTCTTGGAGCCCTTATCATGGTGGTTTTCTAGCTGTTATTGAATCACTTTCCAGATTAGCAGCTATGGGGGGTGACTTCTCAAAATCCAGGCTTACGTTACAGGAATATTTCGAAAAACCCGGAAATGATCCAGAGCGTTGGGGAAAACCAATGGCGGCATTACTCGGTGCTTACGCGGTACAAAGCCAATTATCCATTCCAGCCATCGGAGGAAAAGACAGCATGTCCGGTACCTTTAAGGATATGGATGTACCACCTACCTTGGTCTCTTTTGCTGTGGATGTTCAAGAAGCTCAACATATTATATCACCAGAGTTTAAGGATAGTTCAAAGCCAGTAATGCTCACCAGAGTAGAGTATTCCGATACATCGCTTCCAAATTTAGATCAACTGCAAACCATCTACTCCACTATTCACTCTATGATAAAAAGCGGAGAAATCGTTTCAGCTAAAACCGTTGGTGTCGGTGGTGTTGCTGCAACTATTTCTCAAATGTGTTTTGGTAACGATATAGGGTTTTCTTTTTATGATCCCATCCCCTTATCACCAAAAGAGTTATGGTTAGCAGATCCAGCAAGTTTCGTTTTAGAAATGAAAGACGAAGCTGCTGCCGAAAAGTTGTTTCATCTGATTCCGACTTATCATCTTGGTCAAACAAGCACAGAAAAAACCATCAGGATCGAAGGAACCAAAATGGACTTAGAAAACTTGAAACATTCTTGGGAAAAAACATTAGAGCCAATTTTTCCAACCAAAGTTAATTCACCTAAAAATACTTTATCCACCCCTTCCTACCAACCAAAGAAACGGATAAAGCCCAAAATGACTTATGCTAAACCTAGAGCTGTTATTCCCGTATTCCCAGGTACAAACAGTGAGTATGACACCGCTCTGGCCTTAGAAAAAGCAGGTGGCCTTTCAGAGTCAATTATCATCCGAAACCTTTCTTCCAGCGATATCGAAGAAAGTGTAGAAAGAATGGTTCAGGGGATCCAAAATTCCCAAATGGTTATTATTCCAGGTGGTTTTAGTGCTGGCGACGAACCAGATGGTTCAGGAAAATTCATCAATGTGTTTTTTAGAAATCCACGTATTCAAGAATCTATCCATGACCTCTTAAAGAACCGTGACGGATTAATGTTGGGCATATGCAACGGGTTTCAGGCTTTAATAAAGCTAGGACTAGTGCCTTTTGGTGAAATCAGACCTTTAGAAGCTCATTCACCTACGCTAACATTTAATGAGATTGGCCGTCATGTATCCTGTATGGTTAATACTCGCATTAGCTCTACTTTAACACCTTGGTTTTCTCTGATGGATGTTGGTGATGTTCATACACTGCCAGTATCTCATGGAGAAGGACGCTTTATTGCTAGTGAAAAAGATCTTTCTGCTTGGATAGAAGCAGGTCAAGTCACGACTCAGTATGTCAACGATAAGGGTCATCCATCAATGGATATACCTTTTAATCCAAATGGTTCTTTTCATGCGGTAGAATCTCTTTGCAGTCCAGATGGAAGAGTTTTAGGAAAAATGGCTCATACAGAAAGAGCCGGAATTCATGTCGCTAAGAACATTCCTGGCAATAAACATCAAAAATTATTTGAATCTGGAGTTTACTATTATAAATAA